The following proteins come from a genomic window of Bacilli bacterium:
- a CDS encoding DMT family transporter: MVKLRLNKWAAALLVLVGASSYGFLSPVIKLAYQSGFSDAQVTASQIIWGTILTWGILLFRPKDWTNPFRGPWLRLAFIGIFGLAMTTVVLNFALHYLPVSFSVVLLFQFTWITLVIESVIARKMPRPKQIGSVAVILAGTFLAVNMTAADLHNVQPVGILLGLASAVTYSAFIMMTGRLNTKMAPVMRSAVMLTAALPIAAFLAPVQSLVRPGMWPLMLWGILAGILGQVIPTICYNVGIPVIGGSLSAVLGSIELPVAVLASSLIVGEKVHAWQWFGIILIVAGIALAELKTGKKVIRNMQEESR; the protein is encoded by the coding sequence ATGGTAAAATTGCGTCTCAACAAATGGGCTGCCGCTCTTCTCGTTTTGGTCGGGGCGTCCAGCTACGGCTTTTTGTCACCGGTAATCAAACTGGCCTATCAATCCGGATTTAGCGATGCGCAGGTTACGGCTAGCCAAATCATCTGGGGAACGATTCTGACTTGGGGCATTCTGCTTTTCAGGCCCAAGGATTGGACAAACCCTTTCCGCGGCCCGTGGTTGCGTTTGGCGTTCATCGGCATTTTTGGCCTGGCCATGACGACCGTAGTGCTCAATTTTGCCCTGCATTATTTGCCGGTATCCTTTTCCGTCGTGCTTTTGTTTCAGTTCACCTGGATTACACTTGTCATCGAATCCGTAATCGCCCGCAAGATGCCCCGTCCGAAGCAAATCGGTTCGGTTGCCGTCATTCTGGCTGGCACTTTTCTGGCAGTGAACATGACCGCCGCCGACCTGCACAACGTACAACCCGTTGGCATTCTGCTCGGATTGGCGTCGGCGGTGACATATAGCGCATTTATCATGATGACGGGCAGGCTGAATACGAAAATGGCCCCCGTCATGCGCTCGGCGGTGATGCTGACCGCCGCGCTGCCGATTGCAGCCTTTTTGGCGCCGGTACAGTCGCTCGTGCGGCCCGGGATGTGGCCGCTCATGCTTTGGGGCATCCTGGCCGGAATTTTGGGGCAGGTCATCCCGACGATTTGCTATAATGTCGGCATTCCGGTCATCGGCGGCTCCCTGTCCGCGGTGCTCGGTTCCATCGAGCTTCCCGTTGCCGTATTGGCATCGAGCCTGATAGTGGGCGAAAAGGTGCATGCGTGGCAGTGGTTCGGCATCATTTTAATCGTTGCGGGCATTGCGCTCGCGGAATTGAAGACAGGGAAAAAAGTCATACGCAATATGCAGGAGGAGTCCAGGTGA